The Triticum aestivum cultivar Chinese Spring chromosome 3A, IWGSC CS RefSeq v2.1, whole genome shotgun sequence genome includes a region encoding these proteins:
- the LOC123057670 gene encoding Bowman-Birk type trypsin inhibitor, with amino-acid sequence MKMKRCILLMLALEAAVLVAGRPSAVAVSNDVGTILMPTEGKGQVGTAAASRPWDCCDNTICTRSLPPICICLDEVDECASTCMACVPSVSNPFRRVCGDRYYGDPGPKCTYNTVAGDNNDDALVAAAAEEEKPWECCDMALCTRSYPPMCRCVDEVEQCAATCKSCGVSILNPFRHVCNDWYNGFPGRKCTEAAHAGGNN; translated from the exons ATGAAGATGAAGAGATGCATCCTGCTGATGCTCGCACTTGaggccgccgtcctcgtcgccggccgcccctCCGCTGTTGCCGTCTCCAACGACGTGGGCACCATTCTCATGCCGACCGAAGGCAAAG GGCAAGTGGGAACGGCGGCGGCTTCCAGGCCATGGGATTGCTGCGACAACACCATATGCACCAGGTCCTTGCCGCCAATCTGCATCTGTCTGGACGAGGTCGACGAGTGCGCCTCCACCTGCATGGCCTGCGTGCCGTCCGTCTCAAACCCATTCCGCCGCGTCTGCGGAGACCGGTACTACGGCGACCCCGGGCCCAAGTGCACCTACAACACCGTCGCCGGCGACAACAACGACGACGCCCTCGtagcggcggcggcagaggaggagaaGCCGTGGGAGTGCTGTGACATGGCTCTGTGCACCAGGTCATACCCGCCGATGTGCCGCTGCGTGGACGAGGTCGAGCAGTGCGCTGCAACCTGCAAGAGCTGCGGGGTGTCCATCTTGAACCCGTTCCGCCACGTCTGCAACGACTGGTACAACGGCTTCCCAGGTCGCAAGTGCACCGAGGCCGCCCACGCCGGCGGTAATAACTAG